One Oncorhynchus clarkii lewisi isolate Uvic-CL-2024 chromosome 28, UVic_Ocla_1.0, whole genome shotgun sequence genomic region harbors:
- the LOC139387433 gene encoding STARD3 N-terminal-like protein, giving the protein MESISGSSVDSRATLRGINTTPLLARIESYEASEKKCISDVRRTFCLFVTFDLLFITLLWIIELNVNGGIETRLDKEVLHYDYHASFFDIFLLAVLRFAALILAYAVCKLRHWWAIAITTATTSAFLIAKVILSKLLSQGAFGYLLPIISFILAWIETWLLDFKVLPQEADDENRFLSIMDAPERTPFVQPGPLSDGQFYSPPESVADSDEELLEDKHDPEKALI; this is encoded by the exons ATGGAGAGCATAAGTGGTAGCAGCGTGGACTCGAGAGCCACCCTTAGGGGCATAAACACCACACCTCTCTTGGCCCGCATAGAGTCTTATGAGGCGAGCGAGAAGAAGTGCATCTCCGATGTCAGGAGGACATTCTGCCTCTTTGTCACCTTCGACCTCCTCTTCATCACCTTGCTCTGGATCATTGAGCTCAAT GTGAATGGAGGAATCGAGACGCGGCTCGATAAGGAGGTCTTACACTATGACTACCACGCCTCATTCTTCGACATATTT CTCCTGGCTGTGTTACGGTTTGCAGCCCTAATCTTGGCCTATGCTGTTTGTAAACTACGTCACTGGTGGGCCATAGCG ATAACCACAGCAACCACAAGTGCTTTCCTGATCGCAAAAGTCATTTTATCAAAG CTCCTTTCCCAGGGGGCCTTTGGGTACCTGCTGCCCATCATCTCTTTCATCCTGGCCTGGATAGAGACGTGGCTACTAGACTTTAAGGTTCTACCTCAGGAGGCTGATGATGAGAACA GATTTCTTTCTATAATGGACGCCCCTGAAAGGACCCCCTTCGTGCAACCAGGACCACTTTCAGATGGGCAGTTCTACTCCCCACCCGAGTCTGTGGCAG ACTCTGATGAGGAGCTGTTGGAAGATAAACATGACCCGGAGAAGGCTCTTATTTAG